The Kribbella sp. HUAS MG21 genome includes the window CGGCCGTGGTGTCGGTGCGTTCAACGTGATCCAGCTGGAGCACGCGACCGCGCTGATCGCCGGCGCCGAGCAGGTCGGTGCACCGGTGATCCTGCAGATCAGCGAGAACGCGGTGAAGTACCACGGCGCGCTCAAGCCGATCGGCGTCGCGACGCTGGCCGCCGCGGCGGCCGCGTCGGTGCCGGTCGTCGTGCACCTCGACCACGCGATGGACCGCGACCTCGTCACCGAGGCGGTCACGCTCGGCTTCACCTCGGTGATGTACGACGCGTCCAAGCTCGAGTACGCCGACAACGTCGCGGCCACGACCGAGGTGACGAAGTACTGCCACGACCACGGCGTCTTCGTGGAGGCGGAGATCGGTGAGGTCGGCGGCAAGGACGGCGTGCACGCGCCGGGCGCGCGGACCCGCCCGGACGAAGCCGTCGCGTTCGCCGAGGCCACCGGCGTCGACGCGCTCGCCGTCGCGGTCGGCTCCTCGCACGCGATGACCGAACGCACCGCGACCCTGGACTTCGAGCTCATCGCACAACTGAAGGCTGCCGTGCCGGTGCCGCTCGTGCTGCACGGTTCGTCGGGCGTGGCCGACGCCGATCTCACCCGCGCGGTCGAGGCCGGGATGACGAAGGTGAACATCGCCACCCACCTCAACAACGTCTTCACCGGCGTCGTGCGCGAGACGCTCGCGGACAACCCGAAGCTCGTCGACACCCGCAAGTACCTGGGTCCCGCGCGCGACGCGGTCGCCACCGAGGTGGCCCGCCTGCTGGGTGTCCTGAAGGCAGTTCAGTAGACGTGACCGACGCCAAGGGGTCCGCCCCTGGGTTGGCGCGGCGGCTCGGTGTCGCGGACGCGGTGCTGATCGGGCTCGGCTCGATGGTGGGCGCCGGAGTCTTCGCCGTCTGGTCGCCGGCCGCGCAGGCCGCCGGGTCCGGTCTGCTGATCGGGCTCGGCCTCGCCGCGGTCGTTGCCTACTGCAACGCGGTGTCGTCGGCCCAACTAGCGGCTGTCTATCCCGTCTCGGGTGGGACGTACGTCTACGGCCGCGAACGCCTCGGTGAATGGTGGGGCTTCGCGGCCGGGTGGTGCTTCGTGATCGGCAAGACCGCGTCGTGCGCGGCCATGGCGCTGACCTTCGCGACGTACGCGACCGACGTCGAGTGGCTCCGCCGTCTCGTCGCGCTGGCCGCGGTCCTCGCGCTGGCGGCGGTCAACTACCGCGGCGTGACCCGGACCGCGCGGCTGACCAGGATCCTCGTCACCTGCACGCTCGTCGTCCTCGCGCTCGTGCTCGTGCTGCTGTACTCCGGAGACGCGCAGCCGCACACGTCGACGAGCGCTACGCCGTACGGCGTCCTGCAGTCGGCCGGGCTGTTGTTCTTCGCGTTCGCCGGCTACGCGCGGATCGCGACGATGGGGGAGGAGGTCCGCGAGCCCGCGCGCACCATCCCGCGAGCGATCGGCATCGCCCTCTTCATTGCCATCGGCATCTACCTCGCCGTCGCGGTCGCGCTGCTCCGGTCCGGCGACCCCGCGTCGACCACGGCGCCCCTCGCAGCCGCGGTCGACGGGGCCGGTGCGGCCTGGGCGGCACCGGTCGTTCGGGTCGGTGCCGCGCTCGCCAGCCTCGGCGCCTTGCTCGCGCTGATCGCCGGCATCGGCCGGACCACGCTCGCCATGGCCCGCAATCGCGACCTTCCGTCCTGGCTGGCCGCCGTACATCCCCGCTACCAGGTCCCGCACCACGCCGAACTGGCGCTCGCCGTGGTGGTCGGGATCCTGGTCCTCAGCACCGACCTGCGCGGGGTGATCGGGTTCTCGTCGTTCGGCGTCCTGCTGTACTACGCGATCGCGAACGCCTCCGCCTTCACCCAGCCGGCCGACCAGCGCCGCTGGCCGCGCGCCGTCAACGTGCTCGGCCTGACCGGGTGCGTCGTCCTCGCGGTCACGCTCCCGTGGCGGTCGGCGCTCGCGGCCGCCGGCGTGCTCGCCGTCGGGCTGGCGGTCCGCCGGCTCAGGACAGGTCGCGCCGGATCCGCCAGAAGCTGAACCCGGTCAGTAGCACCGCCAGCGCCAGGAACAGCCCGAACTCACGCCACTGCAGCGCCCAGAACTTGTCGGCGGTGAAGTACTTGATGTGCTGCTTGTACCCCTCGCTCTCGAGCTGCTGGTAGCAGGCAGCCTGCTCCTTCGGGTCGCGTGGCGGGCCGTGCGGGTCCTGCGGTGCGCAGTTGATCGCCCAGCTCGGCAGCGTGCTGACCTCCGCACCGGACCGGTCCACGGTCTTGTCGGAGAACTTCCACGCCCCGGCGGATCCGCTCGCGACCTCCAGTTGCTCGAGCTTCGGATTCGCCTCGTCGCCGGACACCATGAAGCCGCGCACGTTGTCCTTGGTCAGAGTGAGGGTCTGTTCCGTCGGGGCCATCAGGTGCGGCCGCAGGAACACCGGTGTGAAGGCCTGGACCAGGATCACCACGGCCAGCGTGACGGCGACCGCGACGAGCGTCCGGCGGATCACCAGACCGAGTACGGCGCCGAGAGCGAACGCGAAGGCGGCGTACCCGACCGGCACCAGCCCACGGGCGGCGAAGGTCGGCGGGAACATTCTCGGCAGGTAGTCGTTCCCACCGAGGCCGGCGTCGGCGGCGTCGTCGATCGGGTCGGCCCACCAGGTCACCGCGAGACTGAGCAGACCGGTGACCGCCATCGCGGCGAGCCCGGTGACGCCGATCTTGACCGCCAGCCAGCGCGTCCGCGAGATGCCCTGGCCCCAGACCAGCCGGTGCGTGCCGGCCTCAAGCTCGCGAGCGATCATCGGTGCGCCCCAGAACGCCCCGATCACCGGGGGTACGGCGTACAACAGGACGAGGCCGATGCGGTACAGCCACACGCGGACCGGCTGGAACGCCAGGTTGTCGATGAACTTGTCGGTCAGGCGCTGGTAGTCGTCGACCAGGCCCGCCCCGGTGGCGGCCAGGAAGACCGCGGTCGCGAGGACTACTCCGGCCACCACGAGGAACTGGACACGGAACTGCCGCCAGGTCAGCCAGATCATCGCTGCACCTCCAGGACCGGACGCGTCGGCTGGACGTCGCGGCCCATGTAGGCCAGCACCAGGTCTTCGAGCGTCAGTTGGGTGACCGTCCAGGCCGGGTCGAGGATCGGCTGGTCGGTCCGGATCAGGAACGTCGACTGCCGGTCGGTGTGGCTCGCCGTGACGACGTGCTGGTTCCGCGGCAGGTCCTTCTGGTCGCGCCGCGGCCCGGTGATCCGGAGGTGCGTGGCCAGCAGGTTGTCGATCTCGCCGCTCACCTGGACCCGGGAGTCGACGAGCACGATCAGGTAGTCGCAGGCGCGCTCGACGTCGGAGACGAGGTGCGAGGACAGGATGACGCTGATCTCCTGCTCGGCAACGGCCTCCATCAGGTCCTGGAGGAACTCGCGCCGGGCCAGCGGGTCGAGCGCGGCGACCGGCTCGTCGAGGATCAGCAGCTCGGGCCGCTTGGCCAGGCCGAGCGTGAGCGCGAGCTGTGCGCGCTGACCGCCGGACAGCCGGCCGGCGCGCTGCTTCGGATCCAGCCTGAGCCGCTGGATCCGCTGCTGCGCCAGCGCGTCGTCCCACGCCGGGTTGAGCCGCGCCCCGAGCCGCAGATGGTCCGAGACGCTCAGCCGGCTGTACGTCGGCGTGTCCTGGGCGACGTACCCGACCTTCGGCTGCTGGGTGCCGGCCGGTGCGCCGAGCACCTCGACGGTGCCGGAGGTCGGCGAGATCATCCCGACCGAGAGGTTCAGCAGCGTGCTCTTGCCGGCGCCGTTGGGCCCGACCAGGCCGACGACGTGCCCGGCCGGCACCTCCAGTTCGCAGTCGGTCAGCGCCCAGCGCCGCCCGTACTTCTTCCCCAGGCCCTCGGCCTTCAGAACGGTACTCACGCTATGTCCTCCTGAGCGGCGGACCGAAAGGTGGTCATGAACAACGCCTCGATGCTCTCGTCGTCGAGGCCGGCCTTGCGGGCCTTGGTCAGCCAGCGGCGGAGGTCCTGGCGGAGGGGACCGTGCGCGGCCAGCGTGTTGTCGGTCAGCGTCCGGGTGACGAACGTGCCGCGCCCGGGCCGGGCCTGCACCAGGCCGTCGTGCTCCAGCTCGCGGTACGCCTTCAGCACGGTGTTCGGGTTGATCGCCAGCGCCGCGACCACGTCCTTCACGGTGGGCAGCTGGTCGCCCTCCCGCAGCAGCCCGAGCCGTAAGGCGTTCCGGACCTGCTGAACGATCTGCTGGTACGGCGAGACCCCCGACCGGCCGTCCAGATGGAACTCGATCATCATTGCCCCATTCATCTAGGTAACTAGCACTATAGATGTGTGGGACAAGTGGCCGTCAAGCGCGGATCGCGTCGTACCTCCGGAGCGCCTCGCGGCGGGCCTCGGCGTGGTCGGCGACCGGTGGCGGGTAGCCGCCGGCGCCGCCGTGTTTCCACGGCTCGTGCGCGGCCTTGCCGTCGAGGTGCCGCAGCTCGGGGACCCAGCGCCGGACGTAGTCGCCCGCGGGGTCGAACTTCAGGCCCTGGCCGACCGGGTTGAAGATCCGGAAGTACGGCGCCGCGTCCGCGCCGCAGCCGGCCACCCACTGCCAGTTCAGCGAGTTCGACGCGAGGTCGCCGTCGCGCAGCGCGCTCATGAACCACCGGGCGCCGTACTTCCAGTGCACGTGCAGGTCCTTGACCAGGAACGACGCGACGACCATCCGGACCCGGTTGTGCACGAACCCCGTCTCCGCCAGCTGCCGCATCCCGGCGTCCACGAACGGGTAGCCCGTGCGGCCTTCGCGCCAGGCGTCGAAGAGCTCGCCCGGTTCGTCGTACCGCATCCGCTCGAACTCGGGCCGCAGCGGCTTCCACGCGGCCTCCGGGTACCGGGCCAGCAGGTCCGCGCAGAACTCGCGCCACGCCAGCTCCCGCCGGTACGCCTCCGCGCCGGTACTGCGTTCGCGCGCGAGATCGGCGAGCATCGTCCGCGGGTGGATCTCGCCGTACTTCAGCGGGACCGACATCCGCGAGGTGCTGTCCAGGTCGGGCCGGTCGCGCTCGTCGTCGTACCGCGCGACGTCGTCGAGGTACGCGTGCCAGCGTTCGAGCGCCACCTTCTCGCCCGCAGCCTTGGAGGAGGCGGGCAGCTCCACGCCGTCGGCCGCGATCCACCGCACGTCGCCCGGGGCCTCGACCGGCTGTCGCCACCCGTGCGCCGCCCAGGCTTTGAAGTACGGCGTGAACACCTGGTACGAGCGCCCCTGCTGGTTCAGCACGCCCCCCGGCGCGACGGCGTACGGCGACCCGGTCCGCACCAGCGGGCAGCGCAACGAGGTCTCGACGGCGTGGTCGCGCTGCTGCCCGTACGGCGCGTAGTCCGCGCTCACGTGCACGCTCGCGGCGCCGACCTCGTCCGCGACCGCCGGGATCACGGTCGCCGGATCGCCCCGCCGGACGACCAGGCGGCCGCGCATCGACGCGGACAGACTGCGCAGCGACGCCGCCAGGTGCTCGCGCCGGGGATCGCCGGCCCGGTCCCAGAGGGCCGGATCCAGGACGAAAATGCCCAGGACCCGCCCGTCACCCGCTGCGACCGCGTCGAGCAGCGCCGGGTTGTCCGCCAGCCGCAGGTCGCGCCGGAACCACATCACCGTCGTCACCGTGGTCATCCTCGCCCAGTACCCACGGCGATTGGGTGAGGCTTGCCTGCATAGGCGAGAATGGTTGTCGTGAGCGACCTGATCGATACCACCGAGATGTACCTGCGGACCGTCTACGAGCTGGAAGAAGAAGGCATCGTGCCGCTGCGGGCACGGATCGCCGAGCGGTTGCACCAGTCCGGTCCGACGGTCAGTCAGACGGTCGCGCGGATGGAGCGCGACGGTCTGATCAAGGTGGAGGGCGACCGCCACCTGGAGCTCACCGACGTCGGCCGCAAGCAGGCGGTCCGGGTGATGCGCAAGCACCGGCTGGCCGAGCGGCTGCTGGTCGACGTGATCGGGCT containing:
- a CDS encoding ABC transporter ATP-binding protein; this encodes MSTVLKAEGLGKKYGRRWALTDCELEVPAGHVVGLVGPNGAGKSTLLNLSVGMISPTSGTVEVLGAPAGTQQPKVGYVAQDTPTYSRLSVSDHLRLGARLNPAWDDALAQQRIQRLRLDPKQRAGRLSGGQRAQLALTLGLAKRPELLILDEPVAALDPLARREFLQDLMEAVAEQEISVILSSHLVSDVERACDYLIVLVDSRVQVSGEIDNLLATHLRITGPRRDQKDLPRNQHVVTASHTDRQSTFLIRTDQPILDPAWTVTQLTLEDLVLAYMGRDVQPTRPVLEVQR
- a CDS encoding deoxyribodipyrimidine photo-lyase, producing the protein MTTVTTVMWFRRDLRLADNPALLDAVAAGDGRVLGIFVLDPALWDRAGDPRREHLAASLRSLSASMRGRLVVRRGDPATVIPAVADEVGAASVHVSADYAPYGQQRDHAVETSLRCPLVRTGSPYAVAPGGVLNQQGRSYQVFTPYFKAWAAHGWRQPVEAPGDVRWIAADGVELPASSKAAGEKVALERWHAYLDDVARYDDERDRPDLDSTSRMSVPLKYGEIHPRTMLADLARERSTGAEAYRRELAWREFCADLLARYPEAAWKPLRPEFERMRYDEPGELFDAWREGRTGYPFVDAGMRQLAETGFVHNRVRMVVASFLVKDLHVHWKYGARWFMSALRDGDLASNSLNWQWVAGCGADAAPYFRIFNPVGQGLKFDPAGDYVRRWVPELRHLDGKAAHEPWKHGGAGGYPPPVADHAEARREALRRYDAIRA
- a CDS encoding class II fructose-bisphosphate aldolase; protein product: MPLVSGAEVVLAAAKAGRGVGAFNVIQLEHATALIAGAEQVGAPVILQISENAVKYHGALKPIGVATLAAAAAASVPVVVHLDHAMDRDLVTEAVTLGFTSVMYDASKLEYADNVAATTEVTKYCHDHGVFVEAEIGEVGGKDGVHAPGARTRPDEAVAFAEATGVDALAVAVGSSHAMTERTATLDFELIAQLKAAVPVPLVLHGSSGVADADLTRAVEAGMTKVNIATHLNNVFTGVVRETLADNPKLVDTRKYLGPARDAVATEVARLLGVLKAVQ
- a CDS encoding GntR family transcriptional regulator, whose amino-acid sequence is MNGAMMIEFHLDGRSGVSPYQQIVQQVRNALRLGLLREGDQLPTVKDVVAALAINPNTVLKAYRELEHDGLVQARPGRGTFVTRTLTDNTLAAHGPLRQDLRRWLTKARKAGLDDESIEALFMTTFRSAAQEDIA
- a CDS encoding APC family permease, yielding MTDAKGSAPGLARRLGVADAVLIGLGSMVGAGVFAVWSPAAQAAGSGLLIGLGLAAVVAYCNAVSSAQLAAVYPVSGGTYVYGRERLGEWWGFAAGWCFVIGKTASCAAMALTFATYATDVEWLRRLVALAAVLALAAVNYRGVTRTARLTRILVTCTLVVLALVLVLLYSGDAQPHTSTSATPYGVLQSAGLLFFAFAGYARIATMGEEVREPARTIPRAIGIALFIAIGIYLAVAVALLRSGDPASTTAPLAAAVDGAGAAWAAPVVRVGAALASLGALLALIAGIGRTTLAMARNRDLPSWLAAVHPRYQVPHHAELALAVVVGILVLSTDLRGVIGFSSFGVLLYYAIANASAFTQPADQRRWPRAVNVLGLTGCVVLAVTLPWRSALAAAGVLAVGLAVRRLRTGRAGSARS
- a CDS encoding ABC transporter permease subunit, translating into MIWLTWRQFRVQFLVVAGVVLATAVFLAATGAGLVDDYQRLTDKFIDNLAFQPVRVWLYRIGLVLLYAVPPVIGAFWGAPMIARELEAGTHRLVWGQGISRTRWLAVKIGVTGLAAMAVTGLLSLAVTWWADPIDDAADAGLGGNDYLPRMFPPTFAARGLVPVGYAAFAFALGAVLGLVIRRTLVAVAVTLAVVILVQAFTPVFLRPHLMAPTEQTLTLTKDNVRGFMVSGDEANPKLEQLEVASGSAGAWKFSDKTVDRSGAEVSTLPSWAINCAPQDPHGPPRDPKEQAACYQQLESEGYKQHIKYFTADKFWALQWREFGLFLALAVLLTGFSFWRIRRDLS